GGGCCACACGTCGGTCGCCATCACGAGCGACCACCTGAACGAGGCGGCGACGCTCCCCAACCGGATGTCGGGCGAGCACAAGGAGTCGAACATCCCCGGCAAGGAGAACATCGTCCAACGGAAGCCGAAGGGCGTCGTCACGGTCATCTCGCCGTGGAACTTCCCGCTGAACCTCTCGATTCGGGCCGTCGCGCCCGCCATCGCCCTCGGCAACACCGTCGTCCTGAAGCCGGCGACGAACACGCCCGTCCTCGGCGGCCTCCTCGTGGCGAAACTGTTCGAGGCGGCGGGCCTGCCGGACGGCGTCCTCAACGTCGTCACCGGTCGCGGCTCCGACATCGGCGACGCCGTCGCCGGGCACCCCGAGAGCGACGCCGTCGCGTTCACGGGGTCGACCGAAGTCGGGCGCGGCGTCGCCGCCACCGCCGCGGAGAACCTCGCCGTGCAGGCGATGGAACTCGGCGGCAACAACGCCCACGTCGTCACCGAGGACGCGGACCTCGACCGCGCCATCGACGGCGCCGTGTTCGGGTCGTTCGTCCACCAGGGACAGGTCTGCATCTCCATCAACCGCCACGTCGTCCACGAGAGCGTCTACGACGAGTACGTCGAGCGACTGACCGAACGCGCCGAGGAACTGTCGGTCGGGAGCGCCCACGACGAGAACGCGGACGTCGGCCCCATCATCGACGAGTCTCAGCGCGACGAGATGCTCGGCTACGTCGAGGAGACGGTCGACGCCGGCGCAACGCTCGAAACCGGCGGCGAGACGGTCGAAATCGACGGGGTGGAGGACTCTCTGGTCGTCGCACCCACCGTCCTCTCGGACGTGACCAACGACATGGCCGCCGCGTGCAACGAGCACTTCGGCCCCATCGCCCCGGTCATCCCGTTCTCCGACGTCGACGAGGCCGTCGAGATAGCCAACGACACCGAGTACGGCCTCTCGGGGTCCGTCCACGCCGGCGACCTCGACACCGCGATGGACGTCGCCGACCGCATGGAGACGGGGCACGTCCACATCAACGACCAACCCATCAACGACGAGGCGCACGTCCCCTTCTCGGGCACCGCCGCCTCCGGGATGGGCGGCTACAACAGCGACACCATCCTCGAGGAACTGACCGAGACGAAGTGGATATCAATCCAGCACGACGCGCGCGACTACCCGTTCTGAGGCGTCGGACCCGAGAGCGGCGGTAGCGGTTTCTCCCGCCGCGCTCCGACTACTCGCGCAGTTCCCCGAGCGGGTTCGGTAGCAGGCTCTCGCCCTGCTCCTGCCGGTCGGCGGCGGACCGCGCCGCCTCGACGCTCGCGAACGCGACGAATGCGCCGGCGACCACGTCCGTCGCCCAGTGGATGCCGAGGTACATCGTCGAGACGGCGATGGACACCGCGAGGAAGAGCGCGATGGGCGTCCACCGCGGGTAGACGCCGCGGAACCGCCACGCGAGGAGCGCGACGGTGCCCGACAGCGAGGTGTGCAGCGACGGGAAGACGTTCGTGTTCACGTTCACCTGACTCGTCAGCAACTGCGCCTGCGGCCAACTGTTGTACAGCAGCGGTTGCACCATGTCCGGCATGAAGTTCCGCGGCCCGTAGGCGACGAACAGGATGTAACAGAGCAGGCCGACGCCGTAGTTCACGATGTAGGCGAACAGGACGACGCGGAGGGGGCGGGACTCCTCGTGCATCGCGTACGCCGCCAGCGGGAACACGAGGAGGAACACGTAGCCGAAGATGTAGACGAACCCGAAGTACGCCGTCAGCGCCGGCGTCGCGAACGACTGCACGAACGCGACGGTGCTCCCCTCGACGGCGTGGATGTAGCCGGTGATGTTCAGCCCGATGAGCCACGACAGTTCGACGCCGATGTCGCGGATGACGCCGTTGGCGGCGAGGACGGCGACGAGGGCGACGAACGTCGGAGCGACGGCGCGGGCGTTCGACCGGACGGTCCGGGGGGCGGACCGGAGCCGCGACGGTCCGACGACGAGCACCGCGGCGACGACGAGGAGTGCGGACACGCCCGCGCCGACCTGCAGGACGACGTCGACGAGCGCCATCAGTTACCCTCCAGCAGTCGCCCGTCGGAGTACTGATAGCCCGCGTCGCGGAACGCCTCTCTCGCCTCGTCGACGTTCAGTTCGCCGTCGCTCCCGAGGAACGGCGTCACGGGGTTCTCCCCCTCCCACCGCAGGTCCTCGGGGAGCCACTCCGTCCCGGCCAGCGGGCTCACCGCGCCCCGGGCGTAGCCGCCGAACACGTCGCTCACGAGGAACGACTGGTCGACGAGTCGCGCCAGCGTGTTCCTGAACCGAGGGTTCGTCGTCGGCGACCGACCGGCGTTGTGCCCGAGGATGAACGGCGTCTCCGACCGACCGACGAGCAGTTCGAGGTCCCGCGCGCGGCCGATGCGGGGGACCGTCGAGGCGCCGACGGTCGTCCCGGTCACGTCGGCGTCGGCGTCGGCGACCATCTCGACGGCCGTCGCGTCGGAGCCGACGACCTGCACGGACAGCCGTTCGAACTCGGGCGGTCGGGCCGGCACGCCCGCCTCGGCCGCCGCCTCGAAGAGGAAGTGCTCGTCGAACCGGTCGAGCACGAGCGACTCGCGCGGCGTGTTCTGCGCGAACTCGAACGGGCCGCTCCCGACCGGCGGGATGTTGTTCGTCACGATGGCCTCGGTGGCGGGGCCGATTTCGATACCGCTGACCGACGCCCGCGAGGTCCGCTCCTCCCAGATGTGTTTGGGGAGCACCGGCACGGTGAACGCCCGCGTCGCCAGTTCGGGTTCGCACTCGACGAAGTCGAACTCGACGGTGCGCGTTCCCGCCGCGCGCACGTCCGCGACGAGGCTGTTCCGCCCCTGGAACCGCGGCGCGGGGATGCGCGCGTCGCTCTCGTCCTCGGTCGTCGTCCCCGTCTCCATCGCCGTGTCCGCGAGGAGGCGGTGGGTGAACGCGACGTCCTCGGCCGTGAGGTCCTCGCCGTCGTGCCACGTCAGGTCGGGCCGGAGCCGAACCGACGCGCTCGGCGCGTCCCCGGTCCCGGAGAACGCCCACGACTCCGCCAGCCATGCCTCGACGCCGTCGCCCGTCTCGACGCCGAGCGAGTCGTACAGGAGGCCCGTGATGAGACCGTCGCGTCGGTACTCGACCGATAGGGGGTTGAGATTCTCCGTCGCCCGCCTGTCGGTCGTCGCCGTCCGGAGCGTGCGCGCCCCGTCCGCCGCCGTCGCGACCTCGGTCGGGGTCGGAGTTGGGGTCGGCGTAGGGGTCGACGTCGGCGTGGCGGTCCGCGACGACGAGTTCGAGTTCCGGTTCCGGCTCCGGTTCGAGGCCGCTCCGACCGTCCCGTCGGTTCCGGCGGTCGTCGTCGCGTCCGTTGCCGGGGTGGCGCCGTCGACGCCGCTGCGCGTCAGCGACAGGTAGCCCAGCGGGGAGTCGAGGTCGGCGGTCCGCCAGTTCCGGTAGTTGTCGGTGCGGGCCGCGCGGATGTCGTCGGGGAACGAGAGGAGGGTGAACGGCTGGCTTCGGGCGATGCTCCGCTGGAGTTCGTACACCGCCTCGCGTCGCTCCTCGCCCGTGGTCGTGCGCTGGGTCTCCAGCAGGTCGTCGACGTCGAGGTTCGCGTAGCCGAACGGGTTCTGCCACCCCGGGGCGTCGGCGAACCGCGAGTGCAGGAGCGAGTAGAGCCCGTCGGGTTGGTGAAACTGGTCGGGGAGCCGCGCGACGAACAGTTCGAAGTCGTTCTGCACCAGCACCTGCCGGAGAAGTTCCTCGCTGGCCATCGGCGTCACCTGCGCGCCGATGCCGGCCGCGCGGAACCACGCCGCGACCTGACGCGCGATGCGCAGGGCGTAGGGGTCGGCGTCGGCCGGCACGGTCTTGATTTCGAGGGAGACCTGGTTCGCCGACCGCCAGCCCGCGACCGTCCGCAACCGGCGCACGCATCCGCCGGAGAGCGCAGTCACGCCTGTCGCGAGCGTCCCGAGGACGGCTCGCCGACGGACCGTGGAGGGCGACGACTGTGGCATCTCTTCTCCTCACTCCTCCCGGCTCGCTCTTATCCGTTGGGAATCCGAGCCGGGGTTCGTACGGGACTCAGGAACCCCGTTTTGATAAGTACACTCGCCGTACCGCCGTCCGTGTCGCTCCCCGGTCCCGCGCTCGACCACCTCGCGTACCTCCTGTTCGCCGTCGCGACCCACGCGGCTCTCGGCTACGCGCTCGTCTCCGCGCTCACCGACCGACCGCGGCGCGCCGGCGTCCTCGGCG
The genomic region above belongs to Halogeometricum sp. S3BR5-2 and contains:
- a CDS encoding phosphatase PAP2 family protein, which gives rise to MALVDVVLQVGAGVSALLVVAAVLVVGPSRLRSAPRTVRSNARAVAPTFVALVAVLAANGVIRDIGVELSWLIGLNITGYIHAVEGSTVAFVQSFATPALTAYFGFVYIFGYVFLLVFPLAAYAMHEESRPLRVVLFAYIVNYGVGLLCYILFVAYGPRNFMPDMVQPLLYNSWPQAQLLTSQVNVNTNVFPSLHTSLSGTVALLAWRFRGVYPRWTPIALFLAVSIAVSTMYLGIHWATDVVAGAFVAFASVEAARSAADRQEQGESLLPNPLGELRE
- a CDS encoding aldehyde dehydrogenase family protein, producing MSTDYSIDADWNALYVDGEWRSHDGDTIADEDPSTRETVTEVPAATEADVDDAYEAAAAAQSEWAEQPPARRAEVVRNALQELEANEEAIVELFADEAGGTGVMGHTSVAITSDHLNEAATLPNRMSGEHKESNIPGKENIVQRKPKGVVTVISPWNFPLNLSIRAVAPAIALGNTVVLKPATNTPVLGGLLVAKLFEAAGLPDGVLNVVTGRGSDIGDAVAGHPESDAVAFTGSTEVGRGVAATAAENLAVQAMELGGNNAHVVTEDADLDRAIDGAVFGSFVHQGQVCISINRHVVHESVYDEYVERLTERAEELSVGSAHDENADVGPIIDESQRDEMLGYVEETVDAGATLETGGETVEIDGVEDSLVVAPTVLSDVTNDMAAACNEHFGPIAPVIPFSDVDEAVEIANDTEYGLSGSVHAGDLDTAMDVADRMETGHVHINDQPINDEAHVPFSGTAASGMGGYNSDTILEELTETKWISIQHDARDYPF
- a CDS encoding ABC transporter substrate-binding protein, whose amino-acid sequence is MPQSSPSTVRRRAVLGTLATGVTALSGGCVRRLRTVAGWRSANQVSLEIKTVPADADPYALRIARQVAAWFRAAGIGAQVTPMASEELLRQVLVQNDFELFVARLPDQFHQPDGLYSLLHSRFADAPGWQNPFGYANLDVDDLLETQRTTTGEERREAVYELQRSIARSQPFTLLSFPDDIRAARTDNYRNWRTADLDSPLGYLSLTRSGVDGATPATDATTTAGTDGTVGAASNRSRNRNSNSSSRTATPTSTPTPTPTPTPTEVATAADGARTLRTATTDRRATENLNPLSVEYRRDGLITGLLYDSLGVETGDGVEAWLAESWAFSGTGDAPSASVRLRPDLTWHDGEDLTAEDVAFTHRLLADTAMETGTTTEDESDARIPAPRFQGRNSLVADVRAAGTRTVEFDFVECEPELATRAFTVPVLPKHIWEERTSRASVSGIEIGPATEAIVTNNIPPVGSGPFEFAQNTPRESLVLDRFDEHFLFEAAAEAGVPARPPEFERLSVQVVGSDATAVEMVADADADVTGTTVGASTVPRIGRARDLELLVGRSETPFILGHNAGRSPTTNPRFRNTLARLVDQSFLVSDVFGGYARGAVSPLAGTEWLPEDLRWEGENPVTPFLGSDGELNVDEAREAFRDAGYQYSDGRLLEGN